A segment of the Xenorhabdus bovienii SS-2004 genome:
TGCTGCAATTTATACAAACCACGCCCTGCAACCTGCGGATTAGGATCTTGCATAGCGGCCACAACACGACTGATACCGGCTGCAATCAACGCATCGGCACAGGGAGGCGTCTTGCCGTGGTGACTACACGGCTCAAGGGTGACATAAGCCGTTGCCCCTTTTGCCTTGCCTCCGGCCATGCGGAGAGCATGTACCTCTGCATGAGGTTCACCGGCACATACATGGAAACCTTCACCGACAATGTGATCGCCCTGAACGATGACACATCCAACATTCGGGTTTGGAGATGTCGTAAAACGTCCCTGATTCGCCAGTTCCAGCGCACGGGACATATATTTTTCATCGAGAGTCATAGTTTTTGAAAGCCTGATTTTTTGAAAGCCAGCATATTCAATCTTGTAGTCTGGCAATTTCTTCGCCAAATTCGCGAACATCCTCAAAGCTGCGGTAAACAGATGCGAAACGAATATAAGCTACTTTATCGAGCTTTTTCAGCGCATCCATCACGAAATTCCCGATCATCTTGGATGGAATTTCTCGTTCTCCCGTTGCCCTCACTTGTGACTTAATATGGATAATCGCTGTTTCCACATCATCAGAGCTGACAGGACGTTTTTCCAGTGCCTTCAACATGCCGCGACGTAATTTTTCCTCGTCGAAAGGCTCCCGAATGTCATCACTTTTAATCACTCTTGGCATCACCAGTTCTGCGATTTCAAACGTGGTGAATCTTTCATGACATTCGAGACACTGACGACGACGGCGCACTTGGGAGCCATCTCCTACCAGACGGGAATCAATAACTTTAGTATCAACGGCTGCGCAAAATGGGCAATGCATATTGTTTCCTGACAGTTAACCGAACGGGAAGACAGTTTACCTTGAAGTGATAATGAAAAACACCCTGTCAGTAAGTACTCACAGGGTGTTTAAATAAACGATATCAGAACTAGATCGTATCAGGCTATTAAGGAAGAATGGAAGGCTGATCCGCCCCTTCTTTCTCAACTTTCTGCTGAATCATATGCTCACGCTTCATTCCCAGTTTCAAGGCCAGTGCAGAAGCAACATAGATAGATGATATCGTACCGATGGAAACCCCGATTAACATCGCCAGTGAGAAACCTTTCAGCATTTCACCACCAAAGATGTAAAGCATCAGAACAACGAGCAGCGTTGTCGCTGAAGTCATGATCGTACGGCTCAAAGTCTGAGTCAGGGAAACATTCATGATTTCATACGGTGTGCCACGGCGTATCTTACGGAAGTTTTCACGGATACGATCCGATACCACAATACTGTCGTTCAATGAATAACCGATAACGGACATCAACGATGCCACGATGGTCAGGTCAACTTCAATGTGGAATAACGACAGTACACCCAGTGTAATGATCACGTCATGCGCCAGTGCGATAACGGCTCCCAATGCCAGACGCCATTCAAAGCGAAAACCGACATAAATCAGGATGCTAATTAGCGCAGCCAGCAGAGCCATTGCTCCCGTCTGCGCCAGCTCGCTTCCCACACTTGGCCCGACAAACTCAACACGCTTGACGACTGCATCTTTGTCGATATTCGCGTTGATAACCGAGATAATTTTATTACCCAGTTCCTGCCCTGCATTGCCCGTCACAGGCGGCATTCGCACTATCACATCACGGCTACTGCCAAAGTTTTGCAGAAGCGGATCGGCAAAACCGTTTTTCGTGAGGCTTTCGCGCATCTTATCCAGATCGGCGGGTTTACTCAGGTTAATCTCGATTACCGTACCACCGGTAAAGTCCAGCCCCCAGTTAAACCCACGGACACCCATCGTAATGATGGAAGCGACCAACAACAGTAACGAAATCCCAAAGG
Coding sequences within it:
- the nrdR gene encoding transcriptional regulator NrdR, with the translated sequence MHCPFCAAVDTKVIDSRLVGDGSQVRRRRQCLECHERFTTFEIAELVMPRVIKSDDIREPFDEEKLRRGMLKALEKRPVSSDDVETAIIHIKSQVRATGEREIPSKMIGNFVMDALKKLDKVAYIRFASVYRSFEDVREFGEEIARLQD
- the secF gene encoding protein translocase subunit SecF, translated to MAQDYTVEQLNYGRKVIDFMRWDNVAFGISLLLLVASIITMGVRGFNWGLDFTGGTVIEINLSKPADLDKMRESLTKNGFADPLLQNFGSSRDVIVRMPPVTGNAGQELGNKIISVINANIDKDAVVKRVEFVGPSVGSELAQTGAMALLAALISILIYVGFRFEWRLALGAVIALAHDVIITLGVLSLFHIEVDLTIVASLMSVIGYSLNDSIVVSDRIRENFRKIRRGTPYEIMNVSLTQTLSRTIMTSATTLLVVLMLYIFGGEMLKGFSLAMLIGVSIGTISSIYVASALALKLGMKREHMIQQKVEKEGADQPSILP